Proteins encoded in a region of the Odocoileus virginianus isolate 20LAN1187 ecotype Illinois chromosome 9, Ovbor_1.2, whole genome shotgun sequence genome:
- the RBBP8NL gene encoding RBBP8 N-terminal-like protein → MRTRGHAGNRRAVEAKGPSPHLEHRGPRARATGAMESFTESLNRLKEVHENEVMGLQNKLLELNSERCRDAQRVEELCAKNHQLREQQKVLKENLRVLENRLRAGLCDRCMVTQELARKKQQEYESSLLQNLQHVFLLTTELTRLQEENDALKEEVKRLQGPGPKPQLREGTSEPPSPLLLPSLGARKAVTENPLGGHEETEDDHAERPGVYRTSPMAKISPSPNLPEAWTPDMVRNPQRISNQLHGTIAVVRPGSQACSADQGSTNGTPPLPPTRNSPPSPPGEHSLPLDSFLQASRPSVKTCESLKHSLQADRLCLLNRHLTLHLGSPPVPTTAPSGPQSQGLKAGEAEVWEEPSGLLGLPGALAGMRNPQLEGALHMFLAQQLRAQGRVGSARLRGPRGPKGMPPSPPADSDSEGPEGEVARGRHPQPAGPGSPQGKEGTTTQDYVPDKPLDLSERGRCRASAPKPANQSGSLSPPRVPTPSPEPPQGVGPPARCGAQRLSNGTQEAREPEAKEHPPSPDAPYSAPGPHLSLPSPSGPGEEDRGRPKLPPYPPRPCGDGHPELSKAQGQQPESDELDEPDTSDSEMGLRTRAEATESSPEEGPGCICNKECGGGPQKRKWASDPWSKASKKLT, encoded by the exons GCCTGCAGAACAAGCTTCTGGAACTGAACTCAGAGAGGTGCCG GGATGCCCAGAGGGTGGAGGAGCTCTGTGCCAAGAACCACCAGCTGAGGGAGCAGCAGAAGGTGCTGAAGGAGAACCTGCGGGTGCTGGAGAACAG GCTGCGGGCTGGGCTGTGTGACCGCTGCATGGTCACCCAGGAGCTGGCCAGGAAGAAGCAGCAAGAGTACGAGAGCTCCCTCCTCCAGAACCTGCAGCACGTCTTCCTCCTCA CCACTGAGCTGACTCGGCTCCAGGAGGAAAATGACGCCTTGAAGGAGGAAGTGAAGCGGCTTCAGGGCCCAGG GCCCAAGCCCCAGCTCAGGGAGGGCACCTCGGAGCCCCCGTCACCCCTGCTGCTCCCCTCCCTGGGTGCCCGGAAGGCTGTCACTGAGAATCCACTGGGAGGCCacgaggagacagaggatgaccATGCAG AAAGGCCAGGGGTGTACAGGACATCTCCAATGGCCAAAATCTCCCCAAGTCCAAATCTGCCTGAGGCATGGACCCCGGACATGGTGAGG AACCCCCAGCGCATCTCCAACCAGCTGCACGGGACCATCGCCGTGGTGCGGCCGGGGTCCCAGGCCTGCTCCGCTGACCAGGGCTCCACCAATGGGACGCCCCCACTGCCGCCCACCAGGAATAGCCCACCCAGCCCACCTGGCGAGCACAGCCTCCCTCTGGACAG CTTCCTGCAGGCCTCTCGGCCCTCTGTCAAGACCTGCGAGTCCCTGAAGCACTCCCTCCAGGCCGACCGCCTCTGCCTCCTGAACCGCCACCTAACCCTGCACCTTGGCAGCCCCCCGGTCCCCACCACAGCCCCCAGCGGCCCCCAGTCCCAGGGCCTCAAGGCTGGGGAGGCGGAGGTCTGGGAGGAGCCCTCGGGCCTGCTGGGCCTGCCAGGCGCCCTGGCGGGCATGCGGAACCCACAGCTGGAAGGCGCACTGCACATGTTCCTGGCCCAGCAGCTGCGGGCACAGGGCAGGGTGGGCAGTGCCCGGCTGAGGGGCCCTCGGGGGCCCAAAGGAATGCCACCCTCCCCACCAGCAGACTCAGACTCCGAGGGTCCTGAGGGAGAGGTGGCCAGAGGGAGGCACCCACAGCCTGCAGGCCCGGGCAGCCCCCAGGGGAAGGAGGGCACAACCACACAGGACTATGTCCCAGACAAGCCCCTGGACCTCTCAGAGCGCGGTCGGTGCCGGGCCAGCGCCCCCAAGCCTGCCAACCAGTCGGGGTCACTCAGCCCCCCACGGGTCCCCACGCCCAGCCCTGAGCCACCCCAGGGAGTGGGACCACCTGCCCGGTGTGGAGCCCAGAGACTCAGCAATGGCACCCAGGAAGCCAGAGAGCCAGAGGCAAAAGAGCATCCACCTTCCCCG GACGCCCCCTACTCTGCCCCAGGGCCCCACCTCAGCCTGCCCTCTCCAAGTGGGCcaggagaggaggacagagggaggCCTAAACTGCCCCCCTACCCACCAAGGCCTTGTGGAGATGGCCACCCAG AGCTCAGCAAAGCCCAAGGACAACAGCCGGAGTCGGATGAGCTGGACGAGCCAGACACCTCGGACAGTGAG aTGGGCCTGAGGACCCGGGCGGAGGCCACAGAGAGCTCGCCGGAGGAGGGACCCGGGTGCATCTGCAACAAGGAGTGTGGAGGGGGCCCGCAGAAGAGGAAGTGGGCCTCTGACCCCTGGAGCAAAG CCTCCAAGAAGCTGACCTGA